A region from the Melioribacter roseus P3M-2 genome encodes:
- a CDS encoding 2-isopropylmalate synthase — MKDNKILIFDTTLRDGEQSPGASLNVHEKVEIAHQLAKLNVDVIEAGFPISSPAQFEAVKRIAEEVDCIIAALSRANEKDIKAAAEALAPAPRKRIHTFSSTSDYHILGKFGHERYGKTLEEKRRTIIKMSYDAVAYAKTFTDDVEFSAEDAGRTDIGYLAEVIEAAIEAGATTVNIPDTTGYTLPFEFAAKIAELKKRVKNIEKAIISVHCHNDLGLAVANSIAAVQSGARQVECTINGIGERAGNASLEEFVMALNVRKDLLDFYTDINTKEIYNTSKMVSAFTGLLVQRNKAIVGENAFAHESGIHQDGVLKSRETYEIMTPESVGIPKNNIVLGRHSGRHGLKVRLQELGYKVTDEELQNVYKAFTELADKKKEVFDDDLRMLMGDEIQKDNGIYELEYIQVNAGTNLIPNAVVKINYNGEIYSESATGDGPVDAVFNAIERALSINSEVESYQVRSVTSGREAMGEVIIRIRSGNKSFMGRGISTDIIEASAKAYLSALNQKEKYLNQTSPKNNESISEVI; from the coding sequence ATGAAAGACAATAAAATACTGATTTTCGATACAACATTGAGAGACGGCGAACAATCGCCCGGCGCGTCATTGAACGTTCACGAGAAAGTCGAAATAGCGCATCAACTCGCTAAACTAAATGTTGACGTAATCGAAGCGGGATTTCCGATTTCATCGCCGGCGCAATTCGAAGCTGTAAAACGGATCGCCGAAGAAGTCGATTGCATTATTGCTGCTTTGTCGCGTGCAAACGAAAAAGACATTAAAGCGGCAGCCGAAGCTTTGGCGCCCGCTCCGCGAAAAAGAATTCATACTTTTTCGAGCACTTCCGACTATCACATTCTGGGAAAGTTCGGACACGAGCGTTACGGAAAAACTCTGGAAGAAAAACGGCGGACAATAATTAAAATGTCGTACGACGCAGTGGCTTACGCAAAAACTTTTACGGACGACGTTGAATTTTCCGCCGAAGACGCGGGCAGAACCGATATCGGTTACCTCGCCGAAGTAATAGAGGCTGCAATCGAAGCCGGAGCCACTACGGTTAATATTCCCGATACAACCGGTTATACGCTCCCGTTCGAATTTGCCGCTAAAATAGCCGAATTGAAAAAAAGGGTTAAAAATATTGAAAAAGCAATCATAAGCGTGCACTGTCATAACGATTTGGGGCTTGCGGTAGCCAATTCGATTGCGGCGGTTCAAAGCGGAGCGCGACAGGTTGAATGCACCATAAACGGAATTGGAGAAAGAGCGGGAAATGCTTCTCTGGAAGAGTTCGTCATGGCTCTTAACGTAAGGAAAGACCTGCTCGATTTTTATACCGATATCAATACAAAAGAGATTTACAATACAAGCAAAATGGTTTCAGCCTTTACCGGGCTGCTTGTGCAGCGCAATAAAGCGATAGTGGGAGAAAACGCATTCGCGCACGAGTCAGGAATTCACCAGGACGGAGTTCTTAAAAGCCGCGAAACATACGAAATTATGACCCCCGAAAGCGTCGGTATTCCGAAAAATAACATTGTACTGGGTAGACATTCCGGAAGGCACGGTCTTAAAGTACGGCTTCAGGAACTTGGCTATAAAGTGACCGACGAAGAACTCCAGAATGTCTACAAAGCTTTTACCGAGTTGGCTGATAAAAAGAAAGAAGTTTTTGACGACGATCTCAGAATGCTGATGGGGGACGAAATACAAAAAGATAACGGTATCTATGAACTTGAGTATATTCAGGTTAATGCCGGTACCAATCTTATTCCGAATGCGGTAGTGAAAATTAATTATAATGGCGAAATTTATTCGGAATCGGCAACCGGCGACGGTCCGGTAGACGCTGTTTTTAATGCAATCGAACGCGCTCTTTCAATAAATTCCGAAGTGGAATCCTATCAGGTGCGATCGGTTACGTCGGGACGCGAAGCTATGGGCGAAGTTATTATCAGAATCCGCAGCGGCAATAAATCCTTTATGGGAAGAGGCATTTCGACCGATATAATTGAAGCGAGCGCAAAAGCTTATTTAAGCGCGTTGAATCAAAAAGAAAAATATTTAAATCAAACTTCACCTAAAAATAACGAATCAATTTCGGAAGTAATTTAA